One Polypterus senegalus isolate Bchr_013 chromosome 10, ASM1683550v1, whole genome shotgun sequence DNA segment encodes these proteins:
- the LOC120536743 gene encoding signal-regulatory protein gamma-like: MVLALCLTCLSTVLAFELKCKPDVLHITVNKTAECHCALQNILKTPLRKNVWTKGNITLYNYSSSAAHHSWAVDSRHQLLMEEIKHGNLILKIRNTQISDNGTYKCIVLFDEAYRDAEVHVFLTAVPKLSLFYETSVDDPSVLTLTCIAEGFYPSDITLSWVLAVQEVPHSRKQTPATLLQDGTYIISSTLQVKDSLWSPEVEIGCKANHSSLTQPLMEKIRKKGSHRRNHFIVFSLLGILGVFTAALIMRTGDMA, translated from the exons ATGGTGTTGGCACTTTGTTTGACCTGTCTGTCCACCGTGT TGGCATTTGAGCTGAAATGCAAGCCTGATGTTCTACATATCACTGTGAACAAAACTGCTGAATGTCATTGTGCtttgcaaaatatattaaaaactcCACTAAGAAAAAATGTTTGGACCAAAGGCAACATTACACTTTATAACTACAGCTCTTCTGCAGCACATCATAGTTGGGCAGTGGACTCCAGACACCAATTACTTATGGAGGAAATAAAACATGGGAACCTGATCTTGAAAATCAGAAATACTCAGATATCCGACAATGGAACCTACAAATGCATAGTCCTTTTTGATGAAGCCTACCGTGACGCAGAAGTCCATGTGTTTTTGACAG CTGTTCCCAAGCTGAGCCTTTTTTACGAGACATCAGTTGATGATCCTAGTGTACTGACACTGACTTGCATCGCAGAAGGTTTCTACCCCTCTGATATAACTCTGTCCTGGGTCCTTGCTGTCCAAGAGGTGCCCCACAGCAGGAAGCAAACACCTGCCACTCTCCTTCAGGATGGGACTTACATCATCAGCTCAACACTTCAGGTCAAAGATTCTCTTTGGAGCCCAGAGGTGGAGATTGGTTGTAAAGCAAATCACAGTTCTCTGACACAGCCATTGAtggagaaaataagaaaaaaag gtagCCATAGACGTaaccactttattgtgttttcctTGCTTGGCATTTTAGGAGTATTTACTGCTGCATTAATTATGAGGACAG GGGACATGGCATAA